A single window of Granulicella mallensis MP5ACTX8 DNA harbors:
- a CDS encoding BON domain-containing protein produces the protein MRLVSRIGFILSPVLSILLAAPTMIHAQSPSDAQIGAEVQKSLGNKRFSNVHVAVNNGVVTLSGRVERFSDKEEADRKANHAKNASAVSNRIEVAVPENISDGALREKLGKALIYDRVGYGTTVYNNINLGVDHGVVTLSGMVYGPTDKDSALSLVANTPGVRDIIDNLEVAPVSPMDDRIRIAEARAIYGHPALNKYALDPAKTIRITVVNGHVTLNGVVDSKMDHDIAGLRANGVPGVFSVENHLQIAGQQAGR, from the coding sequence ATGCGACTTGTCTCTCGAATCGGTTTCATTCTCTCTCCTGTTTTGAGCATCCTGCTCGCAGCACCCACCATGATCCACGCGCAATCTCCCTCCGATGCTCAGATTGGTGCCGAGGTCCAGAAGTCGCTCGGCAACAAGCGATTCAGCAACGTGCATGTAGCGGTGAACAACGGCGTCGTTACACTCAGCGGCCGGGTAGAGCGCTTCAGTGATAAGGAAGAGGCCGATCGCAAGGCGAATCACGCGAAGAACGCCTCTGCAGTCAGTAACAGGATCGAAGTTGCGGTGCCGGAAAACATCAGCGATGGGGCGCTGCGGGAGAAGCTCGGCAAGGCTTTGATCTATGACCGCGTGGGCTATGGAACGACGGTGTACAACAACATCAACCTGGGCGTCGACCATGGCGTCGTAACGCTGAGTGGCATGGTCTACGGACCTACCGATAAGGATTCAGCCCTTAGCCTCGTGGCGAATACCCCCGGAGTGCGTGACATCATCGACAACCTGGAAGTAGCTCCGGTCTCGCCGATGGACGACCGCATTCGCATCGCGGAGGCGCGGGCAATCTATGGCCATCCTGCGCTCAACAAGTACGCCCTGGATCCTGCAAAGACGATCAGGATTACCGTCGTCAATGGACATGTGACGCTGAACGGTGTGGTCGACAGCAAGATGGACCATGACATCGCCGGTCTTCGTGCCAATGGCGTTCCGGGAGTCTTCTCGGTCGAAAACCACTTGCAGATTGCTGGCCAGCAGGCGGGCCGGTAA
- a CDS encoding prephenate dehydratase, translating into MPLISKTSHPQTPAIQRIAIQGERGSNSHMAALAMLGAVEVVPCSVSAEVIQAVLLKAVDGAVLPIENSLHGSVAEHYDLLLEYPVRIDRESLLRIRHNLIVAPGVRMAGIHSVLSHPVALSQCRHYLATLDRVHALPFYDTAGSVKHIMEKGLRDTAGVAPELAAKEYGAEILVAGIEDHTENYTRFHLLQRADAPRPGGLKQANKLSVAFALQHRPGTLVAALQRLAEAGVDLTKIESRPVPGKPWEYVFYVDFRFTDAANADAALLALKKDCSMVKELGRYAAA; encoded by the coding sequence ATGCCGCTAATTTCTAAGACGTCCCACCCCCAAACCCCGGCGATACAACGTATTGCCATCCAGGGGGAGCGCGGCTCCAACAGCCACATGGCGGCTTTGGCGATGCTGGGAGCCGTGGAGGTTGTGCCCTGCAGCGTATCGGCTGAGGTCATTCAAGCCGTGCTGCTGAAAGCGGTCGATGGGGCCGTGTTGCCGATCGAAAACAGCCTGCATGGCTCGGTCGCCGAGCACTACGATCTGCTGCTTGAGTATCCTGTCCGCATTGACCGCGAGAGCCTGCTGCGCATTCGGCATAACCTGATCGTCGCTCCGGGCGTCCGGATGGCGGGCATTCATTCTGTGCTCTCGCATCCCGTAGCGCTGTCGCAGTGCCGTCACTACCTTGCTACCCTGGACAGGGTCCATGCACTGCCGTTCTACGACACCGCGGGTAGCGTGAAACACATCATGGAGAAGGGCCTGCGCGATACCGCGGGCGTCGCTCCGGAGCTTGCCGCAAAGGAGTACGGCGCGGAGATCCTGGTTGCGGGTATTGAAGATCACACCGAGAACTACACGCGCTTTCATCTGTTGCAGCGAGCGGACGCTCCTCGGCCCGGGGGGCTGAAGCAGGCCAATAAGCTCAGCGTTGCGTTTGCCCTTCAGCATCGTCCCGGCACGCTGGTGGCTGCGCTGCAACGGCTCGCCGAGGCGGGAGTCGATCTCACCAAGATCGAGTCGCGACCGGTGCCGGGCAAGCCCTGGGAGTACGTCTTCTATGTGGACTTCCGCTTTACGGATGCCGCCAACGCGGATGCCGCCCTGCTCGCCCTGAAGAAGGACTGCAGCATGGTGAAGGAGCTGGGCCGCTACGCTGCTGCGTGA
- a CDS encoding translocation/assembly module TamB domain-containing protein has product MSETPKPSTGEVSSSPAPKRNRILRVLGWIFGSLALLLVLLVVGVSFYTTTDDFQHRVGGEVVKVLEDSTGAHVELGHLSFSLWHLAIEADGLVLHGTEGPGEAPYLSADKIFVRLRINTFLSHIVGKGPQSHVGVNYLRVEQPHIHLIIDKDGKTNQPVPKHKGTSTEPIQDTLLDLQAGKVELANGLAVLNDRAIPFDLAAQDLAVEVHYIASSDHYGATVDLADLRTKMAKQPEVQSKLHLTAEIGRDMAQLQSLDFRTGATTHLTANALLQHFNKPAWQVQAKGSVELKQLGFLTGVEGLTGGLVDLDVHGRNCVVAPPTAPKKHFWQRHSKTPAPATATLQPPDPDCKSGYLLVGAVKLHNVGYRNEYVRLHDINGAAQMHFTPAQMLLSSLTASLPGGGGAQGELRIENWLGATPGGSRAFVTATIDRIPLRTIMDITAPEHYGDLGFDTAVTGPVKVQWGGPDADVSKTVQVDGDLKFAPTNVARRGALSNIPVTGQTLAHYDGRPESVSITHLELQTPATVLQVNGILGVNNGDPLTSLQVNLQARDLGEFDQLLQTLGFEANGKKGTAAIPVVLHGAMDFNGSARGAIRNLDVKGHLVANNAEVKLGTAADVQIDSAVADAEYSPNSGVAIASSTIKRGTAVLNVTGTFEPRKTVSRRGVVDYVWDNDLGIDTSVKLANAQVTDLLQITGQQSKVPVTGTANINAHLSGTVKDLHGSGNVTLTNGAAYGENYQTVSVDATAQGQQVNASHFLVQAHGMTVTGSGGYNLTSKHINAHVQGDKLQLSKLDLVHKANEDADGVLSLDATVDGTMLEPNLQAKIAVANITVEGKPLGDLNLTAHSTGSTVYYDLTSHMVGAQVAANGQTLLQGDYLTQAKLTFSGFDVSRPMSLFSPGMVQTSSIIDGTVTVNGPAAKPLQLKGTAAFGTFDFKLQGVELKTSEPLRASLSNGVVSVEQLHIVGQDTDLHAGGTLQVFGDDNPMGGAIKLNANGNVSMTIAHTFNPDLITSGKVTFKVAADGRLKQPSLTGNVQFQNVNLAMDGIPNGLSNLNGTMVFNENRLTVQDLTATSGGGQLKLGGSISYQKGLFSDLTATADNVRVRLYGMSTTTNANLRLQGTQQSLLLSGSVLITRFGIGPDMDFAAFAGSGGVEAPPDPDSAMNKIHLDVHVTSAPQLDFQNSYAKLAGNVDLTIRGTLGTPSVLGRIQITDGSATFAGTKYELERGNIYFSNPVRIDPTIDLDATARVENYDLTIGLHGTTTNLKPTYRSEPPLAEADIFNLLALGRTQEEAQLYQEQQVQAGTDPTTSALLGGALNATVSNRVGKLFGAGSFKIDPAFVGTLGNSAARITVQEPLSKQLTLVFATNVNQSAQQLIQVQYQIDENKSIVATRDESGVYSVVYKIRKRYR; this is encoded by the coding sequence ATGAGCGAGACTCCGAAACCCTCTACCGGCGAAGTCTCTTCCTCGCCTGCTCCAAAGCGTAACCGTATCCTCCGCGTGCTGGGATGGATCTTCGGCTCGCTGGCGCTGCTCCTCGTACTGCTGGTGGTGGGTGTTTCGTTCTACACGACGACGGATGATTTTCAGCACCGGGTTGGGGGCGAGGTCGTTAAGGTTCTCGAGGACTCGACCGGCGCCCACGTCGAGCTGGGCCATCTCTCCTTCAGTCTCTGGCACCTGGCGATTGAGGCGGACGGGTTGGTTCTGCATGGCACGGAGGGCCCGGGTGAAGCCCCGTATCTCTCCGCGGACAAGATCTTTGTGCGCCTGCGCATCAACACGTTCCTCTCGCACATCGTGGGCAAGGGGCCGCAGTCGCACGTGGGCGTGAACTATCTGCGCGTCGAGCAGCCTCATATTCATCTCATCATCGACAAGGACGGCAAGACCAACCAGCCTGTACCGAAGCACAAGGGCACCAGCACGGAGCCGATACAGGACACCCTGCTCGACCTGCAGGCCGGCAAGGTGGAGCTGGCGAACGGACTTGCTGTCTTGAACGATCGCGCGATTCCGTTCGACCTCGCCGCACAGGATCTCGCTGTTGAGGTGCACTACATCGCGTCGTCCGACCACTACGGTGCGACTGTCGACCTTGCGGACCTGCGCACAAAGATGGCGAAGCAGCCCGAGGTGCAATCGAAGCTGCACCTGACCGCCGAGATCGGGCGCGACATGGCACAGTTGCAGAGCCTGGACTTCCGCACCGGTGCGACGACGCACCTCACCGCGAACGCGCTCCTGCAACACTTCAACAAGCCCGCATGGCAGGTCCAGGCAAAGGGCTCGGTGGAGCTCAAACAGCTTGGTTTTCTTACTGGAGTCGAGGGCTTGACCGGGGGCTTGGTCGATCTGGACGTGCATGGGCGCAACTGCGTTGTCGCGCCTCCGACCGCGCCTAAGAAGCACTTCTGGCAGCGGCACAGCAAGACGCCGGCCCCGGCCACCGCGACGCTGCAGCCACCCGATCCTGACTGCAAGTCCGGCTATCTGTTAGTGGGCGCGGTCAAGCTGCACAACGTGGGCTATCGCAATGAATATGTGCGGCTGCATGACATCAACGGCGCCGCTCAAATGCACTTCACTCCGGCACAGATGCTGCTGTCTTCGCTCACGGCTTCTCTGCCCGGTGGAGGCGGCGCGCAGGGCGAGCTGCGGATCGAGAACTGGCTGGGCGCAACGCCAGGCGGCTCTCGCGCCTTCGTTACGGCTACGATCGATCGCATTCCGCTGCGCACAATTATGGATATCACCGCGCCCGAGCACTATGGCGATCTAGGTTTCGATACCGCCGTAACGGGGCCGGTTAAGGTCCAGTGGGGCGGCCCGGACGCCGATGTCTCGAAGACCGTCCAGGTGGATGGCGACCTGAAGTTCGCACCAACGAACGTTGCACGCCGCGGTGCGCTCTCGAACATTCCTGTGACCGGCCAGACACTGGCGCACTATGACGGACGCCCGGAGTCTGTAAGCATTACGCATCTCGAGTTACAGACGCCCGCCACCGTGCTGCAGGTCAACGGAATACTGGGCGTCAACAACGGCGATCCGCTTACCTCCCTGCAGGTCAATCTGCAGGCACGCGATCTTGGCGAGTTTGACCAGTTGCTGCAGACGCTCGGCTTTGAAGCCAACGGCAAGAAGGGAACCGCTGCGATTCCTGTTGTGCTGCATGGGGCCATGGACTTCAACGGCTCCGCGCGCGGAGCGATCCGCAATCTCGACGTAAAGGGCCATCTCGTCGCGAATAACGCTGAGGTCAAACTGGGCACCGCAGCCGATGTGCAGATCGATTCCGCCGTCGCCGATGCTGAGTACTCGCCCAACAGCGGTGTCGCCATCGCCAGTTCCACCATCAAGCGCGGGACGGCTGTGCTCAACGTAACCGGAACATTCGAGCCGAGGAAGACCGTCTCCCGGCGTGGTGTTGTCGACTATGTATGGGACAACGACCTGGGCATCGATACGAGCGTGAAGCTCGCCAACGCGCAGGTGACCGACCTGTTGCAGATTACCGGGCAGCAGAGCAAGGTTCCTGTCACGGGTACCGCCAACATCAATGCCCATCTCTCCGGAACGGTCAAAGACCTGCATGGCAGCGGCAATGTCACTCTGACCAACGGTGCGGCGTACGGAGAGAACTACCAGACTGTCTCTGTCGATGCGACTGCGCAGGGGCAGCAAGTCAATGCCTCCCATTTCCTGGTGCAGGCCCATGGCATGACCGTTACAGGCAGTGGCGGGTACAACCTGACGAGCAAACACATCAATGCTCATGTGCAGGGCGATAAGCTGCAGCTCTCCAAACTCGATCTCGTGCACAAGGCGAATGAGGATGCCGACGGCGTGCTCTCGCTCGACGCCACGGTCGATGGCACGATGCTGGAGCCGAATCTACAGGCGAAGATCGCGGTGGCGAACATCACGGTCGAGGGCAAGCCGTTGGGTGACCTGAACCTGACAGCCCACAGCACGGGCTCGACCGTCTACTACGACCTGACCTCGCACATGGTTGGAGCCCAGGTGGCGGCGAACGGACAGACGTTGCTGCAGGGCGACTATCTGACCCAGGCAAAGCTCACGTTCTCTGGCTTCGATGTCTCCAGGCCGATGTCCCTGTTCTCGCCGGGCATGGTTCAGACGAGCTCCATCATCGATGGCACGGTCACCGTGAACGGTCCCGCCGCCAAGCCGCTGCAACTGAAGGGCACGGCCGCCTTCGGTACCTTCGACTTCAAGCTCCAGGGGGTCGAGCTGAAGACCTCAGAGCCTCTGCGCGCAAGCCTGAGTAACGGGGTGGTTTCGGTCGAACAATTGCACATCGTCGGGCAGGACACGGACCTCCATGCCGGAGGGACGTTGCAGGTCTTCGGCGACGACAATCCAATGGGGGGAGCGATCAAGCTGAATGCGAACGGCAACGTCAGCATGACGATCGCTCACACCTTCAACCCCGATCTCATCACTTCGGGCAAGGTCACGTTCAAGGTGGCTGCCGACGGGCGGCTGAAGCAGCCCTCGCTGACCGGCAATGTGCAGTTCCAGAACGTGAATCTTGCGATGGACGGCATTCCCAACGGTCTGAGCAACCTGAATGGAACGATGGTCTTCAACGAGAACCGTCTGACCGTGCAGGATCTGACCGCGACGTCCGGCGGCGGGCAGCTCAAGCTGGGCGGATCGATCAGCTATCAGAAGGGCCTCTTCTCGGACCTTACCGCGACTGCCGACAACGTGCGGGTGCGGCTCTACGGCATGAGCACGACAACGAACGCGAATCTGCGCCTGCAGGGTACGCAACAGTCTCTGCTGCTCTCCGGCTCGGTACTGATTACTCGTTTTGGCATCGGGCCGGATATGGACTTTGCTGCCTTCGCCGGATCGGGCGGAGTAGAAGCGCCGCCCGATCCGGACTCCGCGATGAACAAGATTCATCTGGATGTCCATGTCACCAGCGCGCCGCAGCTCGACTTCCAGAACTCCTACGCGAAGCTCGCGGGCAACGTCGATCTCACCATCCGAGGTACCCTCGGGACGCCCAGCGTGCTGGGCCGCATCCAGATCACCGACGGTAGCGCGACCTTTGCGGGGACGAAGTACGAACTCGAGCGCGGCAATATCTACTTCAGCAACCCCGTGCGCATCGACCCGACGATCGACCTCGATGCCACCGCGCGCGTCGAGAACTACGACCTCACCATCGGGCTGCATGGCACGACGACGAACCTGAAACCCACCTATCGCTCCGAGCCGCCGCTGGCTGAAGCCGATATCTTCAACCTGCTCGCCCTCGGACGAACGCAGGAGGAGGCGCAGCTCTACCAGGAGCAGCAGGTGCAGGCCGGAACCGACCCGACCACCAGTGCTTTGCTCGGCGGGGCGCTCAACGCGACGGTTTCGAACCGCGTAGGCAAGCTCTTCGGTGCGGGCTCGTTCAAGATCGACCCGGCCTTTGTAGGGACGCTCGGCAACTCGGCGGCCCGCATCACGGTCCAGGAACCTCTCTCCAAGCAACTCACGCTGGTGTTTGCGACGAACGTCAACCAGAGCGCCCAGCAGCTGATCCAGGTGCAATATCAGATCGACGAAAACAAATCGATCGTCGCAACCCGCGACGAATCAGGCGTGTATTCGGTCGTCTACAAGATCCGCAAACGCTATCGCTAG
- a CDS encoding CsbD family protein — protein sequence MSTTTSDSTIKGKFDEVAGKIKQGVGETFNDQKLANKGTAQQIKGHAEQAWGSVKEAAQDTHERNKPAAEQTAHDVRENLASAARNVKESIQDATDKHKNR from the coding sequence ATGAGCACAACTACAAGCGATAGCACCATCAAGGGTAAATTCGACGAAGTTGCCGGCAAGATCAAGCAGGGTGTCGGCGAGACCTTCAACGATCAGAAGCTGGCCAACAAGGGCACAGCCCAACAGATCAAAGGACATGCGGAACAAGCCTGGGGATCGGTGAAAGAAGCGGCCCAAGACACGCATGAACGCAATAAACCGGCGGCAGAGCAGACAGCGCATGATGTTCGCGAAAACCTGGCCTCGGCTGCGCGCAACGTGAAGGAAAGCATCCAGGACGCAACCGACAAGCACAAGAATCGCTAA
- a CDS encoding UbiA-like polyprenyltransferase, with amino-acid sequence MENVLRSTRVTLEMIKWEHSIFALPFALTGAVLAAGGWPSLRVLCWIVVCMVGARSAAMAFNRLADSEIDAANPRTATRALPKGELSKSFVLCFTILAAGVFFLGAAMLNRLTLELAPVALIVVLAYSYMKRITRWSHVVLGLALGIAPSAAWIAVRGSLSPRIILLTGIVILWVGGFDVLYACQDFEHDRKAGLNSVPQAFGLEGAFWIARLMHLGMAVLLFVLLHAFGLGMIALVGMVLVIVLLAYEHAIIAPHDLRRMNAAFFTLNGIISMVFFVFIATDVLHRR; translated from the coding sequence ATGGAAAATGTTCTTCGCAGCACACGTGTCACGCTCGAGATGATCAAGTGGGAACACTCGATCTTCGCGCTGCCGTTTGCCTTGACGGGTGCGGTTCTTGCCGCAGGTGGGTGGCCTTCGCTACGCGTTCTCTGCTGGATCGTCGTCTGTATGGTCGGAGCGCGCAGCGCGGCGATGGCCTTCAATCGCCTGGCAGACAGCGAGATCGACGCCGCAAACCCTCGCACCGCCACCAGGGCGCTCCCGAAGGGGGAGCTGTCCAAGTCGTTCGTTCTCTGCTTCACAATCCTTGCGGCGGGCGTATTTTTTCTGGGTGCGGCGATGCTCAATCGGCTGACCCTGGAGCTTGCTCCGGTCGCTCTGATCGTTGTGCTGGCCTACAGCTACATGAAGCGTATTACCCGTTGGTCGCATGTCGTATTGGGACTGGCACTGGGAATCGCTCCGTCAGCCGCCTGGATTGCGGTTCGAGGCTCGCTGTCGCCGCGGATCATCCTGCTGACAGGGATCGTCATTCTCTGGGTGGGCGGCTTCGATGTGCTCTACGCCTGCCAGGACTTTGAGCATGATCGCAAGGCCGGGCTGAACAGTGTGCCCCAGGCGTTCGGTCTTGAAGGCGCCTTCTGGATCGCTCGACTCATGCATCTGGGAATGGCTGTGCTCCTGTTTGTCCTGCTCCATGCGTTTGGGCTGGGAATGATCGCGCTGGTGGGCATGGTTCTCGTGATCGTGCTGCTCGCGTATGAGCACGCCATTATTGCGCCGCATGATCTGCGGCGGATGAATGCTGCTTTCTTTACGCTGAACGGAATCATCTCGATGGTGTTCTTTGTGTTCATTGCCACCGACGTGTTACATCGTCGCTGA
- a CDS encoding NHL repeat-containing protein, with product MRKFSPLVVVALSMPLFASLAGCGVSPNTVSSSVAGAGIRGALHGGQQPVTHSRMYLMAASTSGYGTSSTSLLNPANADGTDSIGSYVLTQADGSFAMGGDFTCTPNQQLYVLAMAGNPGLSDPTTNAQQISLMAAVGPCSGLANVGTVNINEVSTIATAYALAAFTSSPTQIATSISTQGATNLANAFATVTNLESLNLGQALAQTPAGNGTVPQSEIHTLANILASCVNTSDGSSSPCATLFANAQTQGTAGTVPTTTAQAAINIAHNPGSVGVNNLFVLQGTEPPFQPSMAAAPTDFSISVSYNPSEPGPVRALAVDASGNIWVPCQGASPVELSPLGAMISPAGGYTGGSPEGYGAVIDLNGNVWISSNAGLVKYGSNGSYMGSYSGGNSNGGPSYERVAIDSSDNIWLAHSDGLGLYSNSGTALSPASGYATNAYVADVRIDSLGNAWIADKDGFLAEFNSSGTQLNQYEDGSYGASAPLSLAIDSSNRIWVADSNTTEVSRFTADGTQTMYSGGGTNDPYDIAIDGANSAWIVNLNGTVSAFNSNGVAITPAAGYSIPVNNNLVFDAVDGSGNLWVSLPAKFGSIEEFVGLTVPVVTPITPNRLGVMP from the coding sequence ATGCGCAAGTTTTCCCCATTAGTTGTTGTTGCTCTGAGTATGCCTCTGTTCGCCAGCCTTGCGGGTTGCGGTGTCAGCCCAAATACAGTGTCTTCTTCTGTCGCGGGCGCCGGTATACGAGGTGCCCTGCATGGTGGTCAGCAGCCTGTCACCCATTCCCGCATGTACCTGATGGCCGCCTCCACCTCGGGTTATGGAACCAGCAGCACATCGCTCCTCAATCCGGCGAACGCCGACGGAACCGACAGTATCGGCAGTTACGTGCTTACTCAGGCTGACGGCTCCTTTGCTATGGGTGGAGACTTCACCTGCACCCCGAACCAGCAGTTGTATGTCCTCGCGATGGCAGGAAATCCCGGTCTTTCAGACCCCACCACGAATGCGCAACAGATCTCGCTGATGGCGGCTGTGGGGCCATGTTCGGGCCTGGCCAACGTTGGCACGGTCAATATCAATGAAGTTTCAACGATCGCCACGGCCTATGCGCTGGCCGCCTTTACCTCAAGCCCCACGCAGATTGCGACTTCCATCAGCACGCAGGGCGCAACGAACCTGGCGAATGCCTTTGCAACGGTTACCAATCTGGAGAGCCTGAACCTGGGGCAAGCCCTGGCCCAAACACCAGCCGGAAACGGCACTGTGCCGCAAAGTGAGATTCATACGCTGGCAAATATTCTGGCTAGCTGCGTGAATACCTCCGATGGTTCAAGCTCTCCCTGCGCCACACTGTTTGCAAATGCGCAAACTCAGGGAACTGCTGGCACTGTTCCTACCACGACGGCGCAGGCGGCTATCAACATTGCGCACAATCCAGGTTCTGTCGGCGTCAACAATCTGTTTGTCCTGCAGGGGACGGAACCCCCCTTTCAGCCGTCCATGGCGGCTGCTCCGACGGATTTTTCGATCTCTGTGAGCTATAACCCGAGTGAACCGGGTCCAGTACGTGCACTTGCGGTGGACGCCTCGGGCAATATCTGGGTTCCATGCCAGGGGGCATCCCCCGTGGAACTTTCCCCCTTAGGTGCCATGATCTCTCCTGCCGGTGGGTACACCGGCGGAAGCCCCGAGGGTTATGGAGCGGTGATAGATCTGAACGGCAACGTGTGGATCAGTTCGAACGCCGGGTTGGTTAAGTACGGCAGCAACGGGAGCTATATGGGCAGCTACTCGGGAGGAAATTCCAATGGCGGCCCATCGTATGAACGAGTCGCTATCGATTCCTCGGACAATATCTGGTTAGCGCATAGCGATGGTCTTGGACTATATAGCAACAGCGGCACGGCGCTCTCTCCTGCGTCCGGTTATGCCACGAATGCTTACGTGGCGGATGTCCGTATTGATTCCTTGGGGAATGCATGGATCGCGGATAAAGATGGGTTCCTGGCAGAATTCAACTCTTCGGGAACCCAGCTCAATCAGTATGAGGATGGCTCCTATGGCGCGTCCGCACCTTTATCGCTGGCCATCGACTCCTCGAATCGAATTTGGGTGGCGGACAGCAATACGACTGAGGTCAGCCGATTCACCGCTGATGGCACGCAAACGATGTATAGCGGCGGAGGGACGAACGATCCCTATGACATCGCAATCGATGGCGCGAACTCGGCGTGGATTGTGAATCTGAATGGAACTGTCTCCGCCTTCAATAGCAATGGGGTTGCAATCACCCCAGCGGCTGGCTACTCGATCCCCGTCAACAACAACCTCGTATTCGATGCCGTCGACGGTTCCGGTAATCTTTGGGTTTCGCTACCAGCGAAGTTCGGATCCATTGAGGAGTTTGTAGGCCTGACCGTACCAGTCGTGACGCCAATCACTCCTAACCGTCTGGGAGTGATGCCGTAG
- a CDS encoding lmo0937 family membrane protein, producing the protein MLWTITIVLVILWLLGFVGFHLLGAWIHLLLVLAVIILIFNLLSGRRGL; encoded by the coding sequence ATGCTTTGGACTATCACGATCGTTCTCGTCATTCTCTGGCTTCTCGGATTCGTTGGATTCCACCTACTTGGAGCATGGATCCATCTTCTACTCGTACTGGCCGTGATCATTCTTATCTTCAATCTGCTTTCAGGCCGTAGAGGTCTCTAG